The nucleotide window GAGAAATACTCCTTCTTCCCCTTTGGGGACTGAAACTACCtaactttttgaaatttaacaAAACtggcattttaaataaaatttctaaaatctcTACTAATCACTTTGCCGATGACTGGTGAGTACTGTCTGAATCTGTAGCTTGCCCCACCACTGAGAAGGCTACTGGTCAGGTTTCATTCGAGGGTCAACAGGCTTCAAAACAATCTCCTAGATGAGTCATATTCTGAGCTAAAGTGTGTTATAGAGTATGTTGACAAAGTAAGTTTGAAGCTTTACAAATTAAGTACTTGGGGGAGAACCATCCAAACAAATAATAATGCAATAATAAGTGCAAAAGCAACATGAAGTATGTgcaaagaaatgaattaaaaagtttCAAGTTGGACATAAGTACCTGAACAGAAGCAAAAAAGACCTTTTTATTCAGATATATGCATTTGTGaataagttaaaataaatcagaaaatagaAGGGAGAAAGTTATAGAATCTACTATGTAACAATAGCTTTGAaacatgaataaattaattaatgctATAGTTATAGGTATTCCGTTGGTCAATAAAGTACATTTTTCATACAAAGTCTTATTGAAATGAGCAAGACAAAAAGGATGTGAGGGTTCAGTCTAGCAATAgatgttttaaaatctctttgaaTGTCTTTGTGGGAGGAGGACACACCTAGAGTATCAGTCAAATATCAACATCTTATTAccttatcattcattcattcatctttatTCCTTTTATCATTATGCTTTAAATTGTATGATGTCAACAGTACCCCATGCctgttatattttaatatcttaattATATCAAACCATAATGTATACCAGAATTCCTTCCACTGAACACTTTCATAAGCCACCCTTTTATCAggacatttttattcttcaaaaatcAATTGCTAAAATTAGGCTCAAATGTAAGGTATGGTATTATCAGAATGTATGCCTACAGCATAATTCAAGGGAGGGGGTGAGAGAAAGAGGACTTGATAATGTTTGTGGTGAAATTACAAGGAGGAAATATAGCATTATGTTGATTGCACACACtaacaatgtgagagttgtgtttgcagaactaacaccaaaaatgtGCTGAAAGCAATCTGTTTACATCTAATCTCAGTCTCTCTGATTACTCattattttcctcaatttctgctattttcttatttttccccccagatgaaaaaaaattcatgaacaaacaaaataactGGAGAAATTCTGTGCACTAGACTGAAGCACCTCCTTTCTGAGTTCTAGAAAATCAAGAACATCAAAGGTCCCTCTTGTGTTTTTCTTAGCATTGAATGacatcattcttgcctgggaacagGAGACAATCCTGATTACTCCAATTAGACTGGAATTTATCTTGCCCCTTGCACATTTTAGTCATTTAAATAGCCCCTTGCACAGGCTGTCATTCTCTTAGGGCACTGCGGAGTCTCATCTTGCAGAGAACAACTATTATCATGATGGATTCCTTTATACAGATTCATTTCTTACGTGTTCCACTCAACAGGGTTCATTGTCTCCTAACCAGAGTATCATATGGCCAATCCATGTCCATCAATTGCCTTGTGAGCTATGTGATCATGGTGTCTAAAGAAGTCCAGAATAATCTTCTGGCCTGGGCTTACCTGAGTTCAAGGACATACACAATAGTAGCCTCTCTGCTACTCTTTGCTGACTAGACCatcatccatttcttttcttaCACAACCCTGACTCAAGCTGTTAGCTGTTAGAGATTTTGCTCAAAGCAgaacagttgttgtttttttaaatttgctgttgttgtttagtcactaggttgtatccaactcttttgtgacccaatggattataacccaccaggctcctttgcccatgggatttcccaggcaagaatgctggaggggttgccgtttccttttctaggggatcatcttgacccagggatcgaatccacatctcctgcaatgacaggtgaattctttaccactgatttttaaaattatatttatgtaaatatcacTGATACTATTGGGATTGTCTTCATCTCCCAGATATTTAAGGTTTTAGTCCCAAGGATTCTACcctctgaaggttttttttttttttagctacatCTTATACCTCTCATTCCTATCCAATTTTCTCTCTAATATTCCAAAACAAACTGGTTCAAGTCTTATCTCTACTTGGAGCAGATAACCAAGGCCATAGGCATGTTTTCCAATtgaggtgctagagaagactcttgtgagtcccttggacagcaaggagatcaaaccagtgtatcctaaatgaaatcagcccTGACTgatttcactggaaggactgatactgaagctgaagctccaatactttggccacctgaagtgaggAGCCACTTCATTGGAagagacgctgatgctgggaaagatcaaaggcaggaggagaatgagatgacagaggatgagatggttggatggcatcaccaactcaatggacatgagtttgagcaaactctggaaaatagtggacagggaagcctggtgtgctgcagtccatggggttgctaagagttggacacgactgagctactgaacaacaacaataacaatacacATGCTGAACCCTCCCCAACACACCTCAAGGCAATCCAAGGAAAGGAATTTCCCAGAAACAGCACCAAAGGAAAAGACTGCTGTGTGTGCATCAAAGGAAAGCAGGACTTGCTATTAACAATTAAGCTGAACTGGGGTCCAATCTGCTTGGTATCACCTGGCCTTGGACACTGAGATAACATGTttgaatacaaaaataattatcaaattcagaaaaccaagatgttTTACATAACACAAGAGTAATAGTCCATATGAGACAATAAGCTTATTGGTTCTTTATCTACTGGtttctcaaattaaaaatttcttcatgccattccttttttctctcttacactCTGTGGGGCCCATGGGTGATAAATACAAAAGGTATTCATTTCTCAAACCACAAAATACACCTTGTTAATTTTGATCATCTGTAGTAAGTGCCAAAACATTTGAGTTACTTTCATCCATGAGCTTTTCTATCTAAAGGAAAATACATATCAAGTAAATTGTAATTTCCAAGTTCTGCTTAAATCATGTTCTTGGAAAATCATTTTTTGTTATAGTACATTATTGAGCAAATCATGGATCAGTATGTTGATATCATATCAGTCATTCGTCTCAGTCTCAAACAAATACAAAGCAATCAAACATTTGAATTGCAATATCTCCAGTGTAATCACAGCCCAGAGCATCTCTtttctcagtcataaaaagaagagACTTTCCTCAATCTAGATAGATAAACTATTTTATGGGAAGTCATAGATCACAAATGCACAGATAGTAAATACAGGAGGGcaaatgcctttcttttttctgaaggTTGAATTTGTTCACTCAAATGCTAACACCAGCCTTTCTTCTAGGCCTGTTTAAATTTTGGTCATACCGGGAGAaaattaaaagtggacatttttaGTTTCTTCACTTATTCCACACTGTATTAATATGGGAACATTTCATCAAGGGAAATATAAATGTGTAATAAAACTTCAAACCAAATGCAAGCAGAACATCAGCTCCTCTAGGGCAGACATGGTAATTCGGAGCACCCACTAACTCACAGTTCAGCAAAAGAATCATCAGGTTCATATGTGTTCCTGACTGGTTGAACAAAGTATCAGTGGTTTTGACACTGACACTTTAAAAGTTAACTTACCAAGATTCTTTCACACCTACAGAAGGCTCCTTCTCAAAGTGTGTCCCAAGCTGAAAGCATGAAAAAACATGTGCCCTTTCCTTTAACACAAGTCCTTCCTAAAAACTGGAATTAAACTCATGACCCAGCGAATCCTTAAAGAGACTCTTCTCTTCTTTAGAACCTCACTGGTGACCATCTGATGCTCCCAGACTTAGAACTTCTGTTTCCCAGTTTTGCTGAGCAATACAGCATAGTGTAAATTCTGACTCAAAAGGACCACAGTCAGTTCTCCTCAGCTTTGTAAGACCTACAGCATCAGTTTCTCTCCTGATCTTTTCCCTGATAGGCATTCTACCAGGTGATGTGCAGTGTCATCTGCTTTATGCAAGGATAGAATTTAGGAGGCCTGGTTGACTTTCCCCTCGATATTCCATCCCTACAATTGGctaattatgaaaagaaaattccatCAGAAAATCAATTCTCAGTAAACACCATTGATTATCATCTGAACTGGGACTAGACATGAAATGTGATCCTTGGCAGTAGTTTACCTGACCCTCTGCCTCTGTCCCTAACTCCAGCTCTCTAAGTCACTATTCAAGGTAGATGTGCATAGATGTCCCATTGCTTATTGTCAGGGTAAGCTGGTTGTGATCAAATATGGCATTTGATCACGGACTTCTTCAATTAGCAAATCAAACTTACATACTCTATACTGTAGATAGTCTAGAAATTCTCGCCTTTAAACCAGAATGAAAGTTATAGATTTACCTGCTACCAGGACAAAACTGACCAGGAGAGGCTACTAGCACCATGCCACCGGGTCTGACATGAACGCACTTCTGTACCCGCTTCCTCCTCTTTGGTGTGAGTCAATGGACTTGGAAAATGCTGAGGGATGGAAAACATAGGTTCTAATTGGAGAATGCTCTCACCTTAGCCCTGCCTTGCTTCGAATACTGAGGTTGGGGGCAATCTTCTTTGCAGCAGTACTTCAAGGGCTGTATTAAATCACTGCAATTAATGACCTAGAGTATCAGGTTCTAACGTCTTTTTCCCTAGTGGCCATGAGGAAAGACCAGATACAGTAAAACACTGACCTGGCTATTGTCCCAATTTCGTTCCAGAGCAGAatggggaagggagaaaaaaagggaaggaggCCTATGGGGCCATTAAACATTTAGTCACTGACCTGATTTcgaatgggcttctctggtggctcagatggtaaagaatctgcctgcaacataagagacctgggtttgatcactgggtcaggaatatcttctggagatggaaatggctacttactccagtttttggctggagaattccatggatagaagagctggcgggctacagtccatgggctgcaaagagtcagacgtgactgagcaactgacaatttcacttcactttcactggtttTGAATATGATTTCATTCCTTAATTTGATTCAACACAAAATAtgtaacaagaaaaatgaaaactgcttTTCTCTTCACtacaaaaggggaaaaataaatatgttagcTAAAACCATCTTTTCTTTGCTAGCAAAGAAAATGTCCCATATGTGATTCCTAGTCACACTACCTTTGCATAACCTTACTTAGTCCCCTATAAAACCCTCACTAGGCTCCCACCCCAGCCACAGCTTCAAAGCCATCCATCCATTGAAGATGTCCTTCCAAAAGCATGAAGGTTATCTCCAAGTATCACACAAAAAGTTCTGGACTTGGAAGTCATCTTGAGAACGTGCACCAAAGCATCATAGCCTGAGTCATCGTTAGTTACCAGGATGATTCAGGATTTTAATTCCCAAAGGTAGTTTAaatcaaatgtaaaatatatccCAGAAACTCTATATAAACAATTCCCTTGGTACCCAGGAAGTGGTGAAATAACAGGCGATAACATACTCGTTACACTTTAACTTTATAAATACTCAGTTTGTGGATGTGGAACACAGAAACCAAGCCTTCCAGTCAGACATGAAGAAGCTCATTCCTCTGATTAGAAATGCTCTAAGTGGACCTTTCCAGGGCTTTAGGAATCCTGACTGATTGTCTGAGAGGTACCTGTAAGTAGTCTTCACTCCCAAGGCTGTTGTAATACAAACTATAAGGTAGCCAAGATAAGAGTGTCAGTTCTGGGACTGGACAGGATGGGGCTTTGGACAGGGGTGTTTTGCTTCTGTCAGAGAAGCAAATGGGGAAGGGCTGGTTGACTCTGGCTGGGAAAAGCTGGAGGTTTTATTGGTGTATTAATCTATGAGGAAACCTTAGCAGGGACCTGAGAAACTCATGGAGGCTATGAAATCGAACGCAAAATTTTATGTGAGTGAAACTTTCCTAGGAAGAGATACTTAGCTTTCGTCAGATTCTCCAAGTAGTTCATGTGCCCCCTCTTCCCAGGGGTTAAGAATATATCTTAATTGTTTTAATTGttcaaacaaagaaaggaaaagcacaaTGCTCTGAATCATTAAATTTCAATGTATCAGTTAAACAcaacaataaatgttaaaagtgTCTGAGCAAACTAAGAAGAAGTATTACTGAACTCATCATACCATACCTAAAATTTTCTCATAGgagtctaaatttaaaaaaataagaagaagaaaaacaagattaaaaaacatataaatattgaGGAATCATAAGTGGGGAGGCAGTGTAGTTTAGGCTGAGGGCTCTGGAatcagcctcagttcagttcagtcgcttagtagtgtctgactctttgtgaccccatggactgcagcacaccaggcttccctatccatcaccaactcccggatcttactcaaactcatgtccatcgagtcagtgatgccatccaaccatctcatcctctgttgtccccctctcctcctatcttcaatctttcccagcatcagggtcttttctttttttgtgtgggttttcatttatgttatattttaatatgaagtttactttttttttcattattttatttttaaactttacataattgtattagttttgccaaatatcaaaatgaatccaccacaggtatacatgtgttccccatcctgaaccctcctccctcctccctccccataccatccctctgggtcgtcccagggctctagccccaagcatccagtatcgtgcatcgaacctggactggcatctcatttcatacatgatattttacatgtcttttcaaatgagtcaattcttcacatcaggtggccagagtattggagtttcagctttagcatcagtctttccgatAAATATTCAGAAccgatttcttttaggattgactggttggatctccttgctgcccaagggactctcaagagtcttctccaacactacagttcaaaagcatcagttcttgcttccccatctatttgccatgaagtaatgggaccagatgccatgatcttagttttctgaatgttgagctttaagccaactttttcactctcctctttcactttcatcgagaggctctttagttcttcttcgctttctgccataagtgtggtgtcatctgcatatctgatgttattgatatttctcccagcaatcttgattccagcctaacTGGTTTCAAATTCTGGCTCATCTATTTTATAAGTTTGGAAAAACTGATGAACATTTCTGTGTATCAATTTCCtcatgaagaaaacagaagaaatgacaattactttttaaacagaataatacatgtaaataaatcAGTCTCAGCACATTACAAATATTCAAATAATCATCAGTTATTATTAGCCAGTTTGAGGGTAATCAAACCACAatactcagtattttattttttaaagtgatcatAAACTTTCTCTTTGGTGGAAAATGACAagtcaaacatttattattaGATACTTGTTTCTGGAATTTATCATCAGGTGTAGCTCTATATTCTAAGAAGTAATAGACTAAGCATTAATGTTATCTATAAGCCTCAATCTTAATTGCccttgaagaaaatcagagagtGTACTGGGTTGAAAACTGTTAAGAAAGACTATCCAATTAGAAATTTTTTGGAATGTAGACAAGCATCTCCATAGGAtaaataatgattcaatattgagctaatggaaaagaaaactttaaaaatctagaaattaGAATAGAATGCATTAACCATGTCTTTGAATCTTCAGAAGCAAATATGCAATCATTTCTATAACAGCTAACATGTTATCTAAACCTTCTATCACACAAGAGCTGTTGAATAAACCTGGAGTCTGCCCACTGGCTTTTTGGTTTCCTCCAGGGTTATTTAACCCTTCCATTATTCAGTTTGAAGTGAGAACCATCACAGTAATTGAAATGAGGTGGGAGGACTTAACCAATTCTAGAAATGAATTCAAAAGAATGTTTTCCTGCCTTTAGATGGCACAGAATCCAGAATAACAACAATTTTACTAAGATTGTTTATATGCAGTGCCTAAAGATCttaggggtttttgtttgttttaagactgttattgagagagagaaaaccacAACAAAACAGATTACCTCTGCCATAAGCCAAGAGTGTCAGAAATTACCATATTTAAAAGATTCCATACCATTTTCTGACATTTTCTGACATAAGATCTGAAGATCTTAGGACACCTAACATTGCTGCTCCTCTCCTAACCCTTAAAGATATACTTTCCAAAGGTGTGTCCTTGAACCCTTGCTgttacttctttctctttccccgaATGATCTCATTGGTCCCTACAGCTTTTAGCATACTCTGTCCACTTATGACTCCCAAATCAGTATCATGAGCTCTGACTGTGTGATAGATGCCCCCATCCCCTCAAACTGAATTCAACATCCTTCCCTCCAACTCCACTCCTAGCTCATTCTATTTCTGTTAAAAGTACTAACCCTCAGTAACATTGTTATGTAAATACAGAGAGAAATtttgcttctccttttccctcaATTATGTTTCAACTTTTGAATTCTATGATATTAATTTTGATGTGTATGTATTTAAGTTGTATTATATCTTCTTGGAGAGAGAcaagataaaattaaatgatCAATTCTTAGATTATCATTATCCTGGTCTTTCAGACTTGAAAACAATTTCAGTCAAGCATCAGTTTCTAGCCATTTTTCTCATCATTCAATCACAGACCTTAGATTCAAACAAAAGAGACCCTGCCTTAGCTCCATTCTTCAGGGCAACTCTACGCCTCTTCCTACTCCACTATATCCCACTGGACAAGGCCACAGGGATGTGTCCACCCAGAGTCCATCCTAACCACTCCTTCAAGACCATCCAAGTAACAAGACCTTCAAATTCCTGGCCCAAACAGCCTCTAGCTTACTCCCAGAATCTATAGGAGTTTCTTTCCCAGATCACCTAGTAAGGGTGAACCTCACTACAGATGCTCACATGCGTGGGCCTCAAGGGGAGCCAAGGGATGGCTGTTTGCAGGGTGTGAACAGAGGGTGTTCATGCAGGCCGGCATGTCTAAGCTTGCACAGCCACATGTGTGGCTGGACACAGATTTTCCTTGTGCCACCTCATTCCAGCTTAGAGAGGCACGCATCCCAAGAATTCTGCCTTCCAGGTTATTATAAAAGTGTACCTGTTAAGAGTGAAAGATAGgatgtattttattaatttgttgactttattttctgacttttaataTTTAAGCACATGGTACGTGGGCCTCCATTTGGTTTTCTTGCCTTGGGTCCTGCCAGTGTCAAAGGTGGGCCTACTCCTAGAAAGCCTATTAACCACACTAGTTATCTGTAGTTCTTTAATGCCTTGTCTTTCTCAAACACCAGTTATGTTATACTGGATGTCATCTCTGTCTATGTATTCCTGAagcattctttaaaaagtttaaaggtAAAAACTGCCACTACtatcactactttttttttacattgttctGGAAGTACTGGCCAATACAAGAGAGAGAAGAATGAGATAGTATACAGAAATGAGGGAGGAATTTcatatctttttcatattatgTGAGTTTGTATTGgtaaagaaaacaagagaattgactaaaaaactatttttaaatgatgaggaACAATACTAAGAAAGAcagttataaaattaatttacagAAATCAATACCTTTCctatatataaataatagttaaataaaccacaaagttaaaaaaataagatttcacTTACAATAGCTACAAAAGGATAAAATACCTGTGaatagattttaaagaaatatgcaGGATGTTTATCTGTAAGGtgtaaagaaaactttaaaattccatttaggaaagtcctaaataaataaaatacacacctTAATTATAGAAAAGAAGATTTCAGTTGTAAAGACAGCAATTCCCTCCAAGTCAACATACTCATTCAATGCAATAGCATTCTaagtacaaataattttttttttaatttgaggggGACTTGATAAAATAACGGCAAAGttcctcatacacacacacacacacaaaatacatgtGAGAATAGCCAGAAAATTTGCTACCAGGTATTAAAATCaagattttaaatattgtgtTTAAGGGTTTAGTCCTGGATCTAGAAAAGACtacaaataaaaagaagcaaaaattaacCCAAGTACTTATGAATGCTTTACTTTGTGAAAAGGCTGAAGTTTTAAATCAACAGAATCAGTTGGCAAATGATTTCTCACCAAAAAAAATGGCATCAGAACACCCAGCTAgcttttcagagaaataaaaagagttgATTACCTAATTCCTTATATCAAAATTAAACTCCAGAAATTCAAACACTgtaatataaaaaggaaatctaATAAAGCTCTAGAATAGAAtgagattattattttaataattttaaatttaggaaGGCTTAGCCAATCCTATCACAGAGACCAGAATTTAAAAGCAACAGATAAATTTGACATCAAACCACTTAAGATTTACTATACACAGCACAAAGAAAAATTACCATACCAATAATGAAGGACTGGGACAAGCCAAAAAAGAACTTGTAATACATATACCAAATGGCTGATCTCCTTAATAAAGAGACCTAAAACGCTTACAATGCTAACAACTTAATAAAAAGTTAGCAAAGGAATTGAACTTACCAAgcatagaaaaaaatacatgcaaataaTTGGTTGAAAGATgctagaaaagataaaaatcaagagACACAAGTTACCAATATTTACCATCACAGCGGCCAAGGTTTAAAATTTCATAGCATCAGGTTTGTGGGAAAACCAATATTCTTGTACAAAATTGTTGGGAGTGTAACTTGGTGCCACTTACAGGTCAATTTGTAAATCTccatcaaaagagaaaatgaatgagtTCAGACATTTCTGCATCTGTTTTAGCAGAATAAAGCTAAATGATGGCTCTTAATTACTGGGATTGTGAACCCAAATTTTGGTCATCTTGTACTGAAACAAAGAGGTAAGAAGCTTTTGTTTGTAAATATCTAATCATTTTGaagccatattttcttttttcagcaagAGAAAGAACAAGATGGCAAGAGGCAACCATACCACAGTGACAGAATTTGCCCTCATGGGATTCACAGACTGTcctgagcttcagcttcctctCTTTGTGGTGTTCCTGGTCATTTATCTCATCACCATGGTGGGAAACCTTGGCATGATCCTGCTCATCAGGATGGATTCCAggctccacacccccatgtactattTCCTCAGCCACCTGGCTTTCATTGATCTTTGTTACTCCTCTTCCATTGGCCCCAAGATGCTGCAAAATTTATTGATAAAGGAAAAAACCATCTCCTTTTCAGGCTGTTTTGCCCAGCTCTACTTCTCCAGTGCTTTTGCCACCACCGAATGCTTCCTCTTGGCTacaatggcctatgaccgctacaTGGCCATCTGCAATCCCTTGATTTACACAGCCATTATGACTCAGAGGGTCTGCAAGGAGTTGGTGATCGGGGTCTATACCTATGGTTTCCTAAACTCTGTGATACAGACAGTTCTGACTTTCCAGttgtctttctgtgactccaACATCATCCACCATTTCTATTGTGCTGACCCCCCTCTCCTTGCCCTCTCCTGCTCTGACACCCACAGCAAAGAAAAGCAGCTCTTGATCTTCTCTGCAGTGAATCTCACTGGATCCCTCCTGACTGTCCTCATCTCCTACATTTGCATCCTCTTTTCCATCATAAAAATCCAGTCTTCAGAAGGCAAGTGCAAAGCATTTTCTACCTGTGCCTCCCACCTCACTGTGGTCATCATTTTCTATGGAACACTATTTTTCATGTACCTAAGGCAACCTAAAGCAGGGAATTCATGGAAGTACAACAAAGTGGTCTCTGTGTTTTATAGTCTTATAATTCCCATGCTCAACCCCCTGATCTATAGCTTGAGGAACACAGAAGTAAAGAACACCCTGAAGAAGATGCTGGAGGGCAAGGAGTCATAGTGAGTTTTCAGTGGGTAGCACTGGGAAATCATGATGTACTGATATGGTATAACCAATCTGTTTGAAATTTCACAAGCCTATTATCCACCATCCAACCAGAATAAACAATCAATATAATTTGGATTCTTTAAAGATCAAAAGTACTAGGCCACTTGCTTCAGACAGTAATATTTAATCCAAGTAATTATCATAGACTAATCAGAATTGATTTACAAGCTAGACTGTTAATAACTTCATATGTTGAAAATGATATTAGTAATATAGAAACTGTCAATTAGGTGGTAATATGGGAAATtcattttttgagctccaaaatcactgcagatggtgactgcagccatgaaattaaaagatgcttgttccttggaagaaaagctatgaccaacctagacagcatattaaaaagcagagacattactttgccaacaaagtccatctagtcaaagctatggtttttccagtagtcatgtatggatgtgagagttggactataaagaaagctgagcaccaaagaattgatgcttttgaactgtggtgttggagaagactcatgagagtccattggactgcaaggagatccaaccagtcaatcctaaaggaaatcagtcctgaatatttattggaaggactgatgctgaagctgaaactctaatactctggccacctgatgtgaagaactgactcgtttaaaaagacctgatgctaagaaagattgaaggtgggaggtgaaggagacaacagaggatgagatggttggatg belongs to Bos indicus x Bos taurus breed Angus x Brahman F1 hybrid chromosome 15, Bos_hybrid_MaternalHap_v2.0, whole genome shotgun sequence and includes:
- the LOC113905038 gene encoding olfactory receptor 1030-like, with translation MARGNHTTVTEFALMGFTDCPELQLPLFVVFLVIYLITMVGNLGMILLIRMDSRLHTPMYYFLSHLAFIDLCYSSSIGPKMLQNLLIKEKTISFSGCFAQLYFSSAFATTECFLLATMAYDRYMAICNPLIYTAIMTQRVCKELVIGVYTYGFLNSVIQTVLTFQLSFCDSNIIHHFYCADPPLLALSCSDTHSKEKQLLIFSAVNLTGSLLTVLISYICILFSIIKIQSSEGKCKAFSTCASHLTVVIIFYGTLFFMYLRQPKAGNSWKYNKVVSVFYSLIIPMLNPLIYSLRNTEVKNTLKKMLEGKES